From Thermus albus, one genomic window encodes:
- a CDS encoding NAD-dependent epimerase/dehydratase family protein translates to MRVLVTGGAGFIGSHIVENLLQEGIELAVLDNLSTGKRENVPKGVYFYKVDLRDREGLERVFREFRPTHVSHQAAQASVKVSVDNPLLDFEVNLLGGLNLLEAMRKWGAEKILFASTGGAIYGEVPEGEEAEETWPPKPKSPYAASKAGFEHYLSAYGQNYGLKWVSLRYANVYGPRQDPHGEAGVVAIFSERVLKGEPVTLYARKTPGDEGCVRDYIYVGDVVRAHNLALKGLEGVYNVGTGEGHTTMEVLKAVAQAAGRTPQVNPAPPRPGDLERSVLSPHKLMAHGWRPEVSFSEGIRLTVEHFRNR, encoded by the coding sequence CTTTTGCAGGAAGGTATAGAGCTGGCCGTCCTGGACAATCTCTCCACGGGTAAGCGGGAAAATGTGCCCAAAGGGGTCTACTTCTACAAGGTGGACCTGCGGGACCGCGAAGGCCTGGAACGGGTCTTCCGGGAGTTCCGCCCCACCCACGTTTCCCACCAAGCGGCCCAGGCCTCGGTGAAGGTGAGCGTGGACAACCCGCTTCTGGACTTTGAGGTGAACCTCCTAGGGGGCCTGAACCTCCTGGAGGCCATGAGGAAGTGGGGGGCAGAAAAAATCCTCTTCGCCTCCACGGGCGGGGCCATCTACGGGGAGGTGCCGGAGGGGGAAGAGGCCGAGGAAACCTGGCCCCCCAAACCCAAAAGCCCCTATGCCGCCAGCAAGGCGGGCTTTGAGCACTACCTTTCCGCCTACGGGCAGAACTACGGGCTCAAGTGGGTCTCCCTGCGCTACGCCAACGTCTATGGCCCCCGGCAAGACCCCCACGGGGAGGCTGGGGTGGTGGCCATCTTCTCGGAAAGGGTGCTCAAAGGGGAGCCGGTAACCCTCTACGCCCGGAAGACCCCGGGGGACGAGGGATGCGTGCGGGACTACATCTACGTGGGGGACGTGGTGCGGGCCCACAACCTGGCCCTAAAGGGCCTGGAAGGGGTCTACAACGTGGGGACCGGGGAAGGGCACACCACCATGGAGGTCTTAAAGGCCGTGGCCCAGGCCGCCGGGCGGACCCCCCAGGTCAACCCTGCCCCCCCGCGCCCAGGGGACCTGGAGCGGAGCGTCCTCTCCCCCCACAAGCTCATGGCCCATGGCTGGCGGCCCGAGGTGAGTTTCTCCGAGGGCATCCGGTTGACCGTGGAACATTTCCGGAACCGTTGA